From Gammaproteobacteria bacterium, one genomic window encodes:
- the ubiA gene encoding 4-hydroxybenzoate octaprenyltransferase has translation MFSSKLKNYLLLMRFDKPIGIYLVLWPTLWGLWIAGNGHPGVKLFFIFVLGCVLMRAAGCVINDYADRGFDKHVDRTKNRPLTAGKVSETESLLLFAVLSLTAFILVLQTNKLTILLSFVALFLAIIYPFTKRFISLPQAWLGLAFGWGIPMAFAAQLDLHTITEIPRVAWQLLIANVCWAVAYDTMYAMVDRQDDLKIGVKSSAILFGQYDRVMIGLMQIGMLVLLFNVAAHTPFPVHNGLLFKLGIVLAIGFMLYQQFLIRERNPQACFKAFLNNHWVGMSIFSGIALEYILQ, from the coding sequence TTGTTTAGCTCCAAACTCAAAAACTATCTTCTCCTGATGCGTTTTGATAAACCCATCGGGATCTATCTTGTGTTGTGGCCGACGCTGTGGGGATTGTGGATTGCCGGAAACGGACACCCGGGTGTAAAACTGTTTTTTATTTTTGTCTTGGGTTGTGTGTTGATGCGTGCCGCGGGTTGTGTGATAAACGATTACGCCGACCGGGGTTTTGATAAACACGTTGATCGCACCAAAAACCGGCCGTTAACAGCGGGTAAGGTTTCCGAAACAGAGTCTTTGCTTCTGTTTGCAGTATTAAGTCTGACAGCATTCATTCTGGTTTTACAAACCAATAAGTTAACCATCCTGCTCTCGTTCGTGGCTCTGTTTCTCGCAATAATTTACCCTTTCACCAAACGATTTATTTCCCTGCCGCAGGCCTGGCTTGGGCTTGCTTTCGGCTGGGGTATTCCAATGGCTTTTGCGGCACAACTAGATTTGCACACAATTACTGAAATCCCTCGCGTCGCTTGGCAATTACTCATCGCCAATGTGTGTTGGGCCGTTGCCTATGACACCATGTACGCCATGGTGGACAGACAGGATGACCTCAAGATCGGGGTTAAATCCAGTGCCATTCTTTTTGGGCAATACGACAGGGTTATGATCGGGCTTATGCAAATTGGCATGTTGGTTCTATTGTTTAATGTCGCTGCTCATACACCCTTCCCTGTGCATAATGGTCTTTTGTTCAAATTGGGAATTGTGCTGGCCATCGGCTTTATGCTGTATCAACAATTTTTGATCAGGGAGCGTAACCCCCAAGCGTGTTTCAAGGCATTTTTAAATAATCACTGGGTTGGTATGAGCATCTTCTCCGGCATTGCCCTCGAATATATTCTTCAATAA
- the lysM gene encoding peptidoglycan-binding protein LysM: protein MSLFGFVKDIGNRVFNKDEDAAEKIRDHIQEAGVGIRNFEVVFDDGIAQLKGEVNTKADKEKAILLAGNVAGVADVMSQIVVKQDAPAGGSVAGAAGSAAPVDAPVGKEEETEFYVVKPGDTLGKIAKEYYGDAMQYPKIFEANKEVIKDPDLIFVGQKIRIPK from the coding sequence ATGTCCTTATTTGGTTTTGTAAAAGATATTGGTAATCGTGTTTTCAATAAAGACGAAGACGCGGCAGAAAAAATTCGTGACCATATCCAGGAAGCCGGTGTCGGTATCCGGAATTTTGAAGTGGTTTTTGATGATGGGATCGCACAACTCAAAGGCGAAGTAAACACTAAAGCCGACAAAGAAAAAGCCATCTTGTTGGCCGGCAATGTCGCCGGGGTAGCAGATGTAATGAGCCAGATAGTTGTTAAGCAGGATGCACCTGCTGGCGGTTCTGTTGCTGGGGCTGCCGGTTCTGCGGCTCCCGTGGACGCACCAGTTGGAAAGGAAGAAGAGACCGAATTTTATGTGGTTAAACCAGGCGACACCCTGGGCAAGATCGCTAAAGAATACTATGGTGATGCCATGCAGTATCCAAAGATCTTTGAAGCCAATAAAGAAGTCATTAAAGATCCGGACTTGATC